One genomic region from Candidatus Eremiobacterota bacterium encodes:
- a CDS encoding nucleotidyltransferase domain-containing protein, whose product MKEEEFWERNLILRVLCGSRAYGLAGDDSDEDTRGICIPPREFLLGLRTFDQHESIGHDHVVYSLAKFVRLALQGNPNIIETLFADPEHVLFVNAPGGRLLEGRRIFLSRRVGERFSSYAAAQLKRIERHHRWLQSPPERQPSPADFGAEMVEGRYRFPHLDAEHHYQAAIKHWNHYLAWRRNRNAARAKLEELYGYDTKHAMHLCRLLVMGQEILATGEVLVKRPDAEWLKRIRQGAMSYEELVQWSSQQEALLPRLMNESPLPEEPDIEAAEELVIALHWDFLKGDGSAEGLSEVPR is encoded by the coding sequence ATGAAGGAAGAGGAATTCTGGGAGCGCAACCTCATCCTGCGCGTGCTCTGCGGCAGCAGGGCATACGGCCTTGCCGGCGACGACAGCGATGAAGACACCAGGGGCATCTGCATCCCCCCCAGGGAGTTTCTCCTGGGCCTTCGCACCTTTGATCAGCATGAAAGCATCGGCCACGACCACGTTGTCTATTCCCTCGCCAAGTTCGTGAGGCTGGCCCTCCAGGGAAATCCCAACATCATTGAGACGCTCTTTGCGGACCCTGAGCATGTCCTCTTCGTGAATGCCCCGGGCGGAAGGCTTCTTGAAGGGCGGCGGATCTTTCTGTCGCGGCGCGTGGGCGAGCGCTTCAGCTCATACGCCGCAGCGCAGCTCAAGAGGATAGAGCGCCATCACCGGTGGCTTCAGTCGCCGCCGGAAAGACAGCCTTCGCCTGCTGACTTCGGCGCGGAAATGGTGGAGGGCCGCTACCGCTTCCCCCACCTTGACGCCGAGCACCATTACCAGGCCGCCATAAAGCACTGGAACCACTATCTGGCATGGAGGCGGAACCGCAACGCCGCAAGGGCAAAGCTCGAGGAGCTTTACGGCTATGACACCAAGCATGCCATGCATCTGTGCAGGCTTCTTGTGATGGGCCAGGAAATCCTTGCCACCGGGGAGGTCCTGGTGAAGAGGCCCGATGCCGAATGGCTCAAAAGGATTCGCCAAGGTGCCATGTCCTATGAGGAGCTTGTCCAGTGGTCATCACAGCAGGAAGCGCTGCTCCCCCGCCTCATGAATGAGTCGCCCCTCCCTGAGGAGCCTGACATCGAAGCGGCAGAAGAGCTCGTCATCGCTCTTCACTGGGATTTTCTCAAGGGGGACGGGAGCGCTGAAGGCTTATCAGAGGTTCCCAGGTAA
- a CDS encoding Clp1/GlmU family protein, whose translation MSDELFQGKKGRVVEVWSMEFIVPAEWYIIPERVKKYRTAVVLGGTDSGKSTFVRFLSSELAKEGIPVGIVDLDVGQSDIGPPATFGLALPRAPFRSYGDLPVESLFFLGTKTPWGNTLRGVAGAARLSALSAARGTRCIVINTTGWIYGRSAKVYKQAKLEMLNPGLIVAFQRDRELDPVLLPYRHVTATEVLILPVSPHIKVRSMEMRMRTRAEKFSRYLEGSRACTLRLSSLALAGAHRDELSCEDLLGRIVGLHDKERNCLGIGVFLGTRGDGTIAVQAHGDHVSRLALLHVGRARLEEENLLAMGILRPQ comes from the coding sequence GTGAGCGATGAGCTCTTCCAAGGGAAAAAGGGCAGAGTCGTCGAAGTATGGTCCATGGAATTCATAGTCCCCGCTGAATGGTATATAATCCCGGAGCGCGTGAAAAAGTACCGCACTGCCGTGGTGCTTGGCGGCACCGATTCGGGAAAGTCCACCTTTGTCCGCTTTCTCTCGTCGGAGCTCGCAAAGGAGGGGATCCCCGTAGGAATTGTTGACCTGGATGTAGGCCAGTCCGACATCGGCCCCCCCGCCACCTTCGGTCTTGCCCTTCCCCGGGCTCCTTTTCGCTCTTACGGCGATCTTCCTGTGGAGTCCCTTTTTTTCCTGGGCACCAAGACCCCCTGGGGAAATACCCTGAGGGGAGTGGCCGGTGCGGCGAGGCTTTCGGCCCTCTCGGCTGCCAGGGGCACCCGGTGCATAGTCATCAATACCACGGGATGGATATATGGACGGAGCGCGAAAGTCTACAAGCAGGCCAAGCTCGAGATGCTGAACCCCGGGCTCATTGTGGCGTTCCAGAGGGACAGGGAGCTTGACCCGGTCCTTCTGCCTTACCGGCATGTCACCGCTACGGAGGTCCTTATCCTCCCTGTGTCGCCTCACATCAAGGTGCGGTCCATGGAGATGCGGATGCGCACCAGGGCGGAAAAGTTTTCCCGTTACCTGGAGGGAAGCAGGGCCTGCACCCTGCGCCTCTCCAGCCTTGCCCTTGCGGGTGCCCACAGAGATGAGCTCTCGTGCGAAGATCTTCTCGGGCGCATAGTGGGGCTCCACGACAAGGAGCGGAACTGCCTGGGGATCGGCGTCTTCCTGGGCACCAGGGGCGACGGCACCATTGCCGTGCAGGCCCATGGGGACCATGTCTCGCGCCTTGCCCTCCTCCACGTGGGAAGAGCGCGCCTCGAGGAGGAGAACCTCCTGGCCATGGGAATCCTGAGGCCCCAATAG